Proteins encoded in a region of the Pseudomonas putida genome:
- a CDS encoding AAA family ATPase, translating to MTSLHADEAFLDHYQLSHDPFAPRVPGFKFFPAQRKPVLGQLHHLARYSQLMLVVSGPLGSGKSLLRQALVASTNKQAVQSVVVSARSASDASSMLAHVAQDLGVAQPEVQAILSKVVQLALTGQEVYLLVDDAEQLDESALQALLELAAGVPEGRPHVFLFGEPSLIAGLDELNVEEERFHIIELAPYSEEETREYLEQRLEGAGRGIEVFSREQIADIHENSDGWPGNINQVARDTLIEAMIASRSTAKRPSMGFKMPKKHVLALSAVVVVAVAAAVLMPKKSDKAPAEAPAAQAQLPLGDGKQGAAIEFSGSSQPMPLPLVGQSQPVMREPLAQAAGMGEGEEGSPAGDTALQPGNPPPTVTTIAPPQGVPAGPAPAPAQPVASAPVQPVAPAPKPVATQPVKPVAPAKPAPAPTQVAVAKPAAKPAEKPAAAGGGSGGWYAGQKPGNYVVQILGTSSEASAQAYVKAQGSDYRYFKKNLQGKPLYVVTYGSFANRDAAVAAIKNLPAKVQAGKPWPRTVGSVQQELATAR from the coding sequence ATGACCAGTTTGCATGCCGATGAGGCCTTTCTCGACCATTACCAGTTGAGCCACGATCCGTTCGCGCCCCGCGTGCCCGGTTTCAAGTTCTTCCCGGCCCAGCGCAAGCCCGTGCTCGGCCAACTGCACCACCTGGCGCGCTACAGCCAGTTGATGCTGGTGGTCAGCGGCCCGCTGGGCAGCGGTAAGTCGCTGCTGCGCCAGGCCTTGGTGGCCAGCACCAACAAACAGGCTGTGCAAAGTGTGGTGGTGTCTGCCCGCAGCGCCAGCGATGCCTCCAGCATGCTCGCCCACGTCGCCCAGGACCTTGGTGTGGCCCAGCCTGAAGTGCAGGCGATCCTGTCCAAAGTGGTGCAGCTGGCACTGACCGGGCAGGAAGTGTATTTGCTGGTGGACGATGCGGAACAACTCGACGAGTCGGCACTCCAAGCGTTGCTGGAATTGGCGGCGGGGGTGCCGGAAGGGCGCCCGCACGTGTTCCTGTTCGGTGAGCCATCGCTGATTGCCGGGCTGGACGAGCTCAATGTCGAGGAAGAACGCTTCCACATCATCGAGCTTGCCCCCTACAGTGAGGAAGAAACCCGCGAATACCTGGAGCAGCGCCTGGAGGGCGCCGGCCGGGGCATCGAGGTGTTCAGCCGTGAACAGATCGCCGATATCCATGAAAACTCCGACGGTTGGCCTGGCAATATCAACCAGGTCGCCCGTGACACTTTGATCGAAGCCATGATCGCCAGCCGCTCGACGGCCAAGCGACCATCCATGGGGTTCAAGATGCCTAAAAAACATGTGCTCGCGCTGTCCGCTGTGGTCGTGGTCGCCGTTGCGGCTGCAGTATTGATGCCCAAGAAAAGCGACAAGGCCCCCGCCGAAGCGCCAGCCGCCCAGGCTCAGTTGCCACTGGGCGACGGCAAGCAGGGTGCTGCCATCGAGTTCTCTGGCTCGTCCCAGCCCATGCCGCTGCCGCTGGTTGGCCAGTCGCAGCCGGTGATGCGCGAGCCGTTGGCCCAGGCCGCAGGCATGGGCGAGGGCGAAGAAGGCAGCCCGGCAGGTGATACCGCCCTGCAGCCTGGCAACCCACCACCTACCGTGACTACCATCGCGCCGCCGCAAGGTGTGCCGGCAGGCCCGGCCCCCGCGCCTGCTCAGCCAGTCGCCAGTGCGCCTGTGCAGCCGGTTGCGCCTGCGCCAAAGCCTGTTGCAACCCAGCCCGTAAAACCGGTTGCGCCTGCCAAGCCTGCTCCCGCGCCGACCCAGGTTGCCGTGGCCAAGCCGGCCGCCAAACCTGCCGAGAAACCAGCGGCCGCTGGCGGTGGCAGCGGTGGTTGGTACGCGGGGCAGAAGCCAGGTAATTATGTGGTGCAGATCCTCGGCACCAGCTCCGAAGCTTCGGCCCAGGCATACGTCAAGGCCCAGGGTAGCGACTATCGCTACTTCAAGAAAAACCTGCAGGGCAAGCCACTGTATGTAGTCACTTACGGCAGCTTCGCCAACCGCGACGCAGCGGTTGCAGCAATCAAGAACTTGCCAGCGAAGGTCCAGGCTGGTAAACCTTGGCCACGTACCGTGGGCAGCGTCCAACAAGAGCTGGCCACGGCCCGCTGA
- the aroB gene encoding 3-dehydroquinate synthase, translated as MQTLKVDLGERSYPIYIGEGLLDQPELLAPHIAGRQVAIVSNETVAPLYLERLSKTLGAYSVLPVVLPDGEAHKNWETLQLIFDGLLTARHDRRTTVVALGGGVIGDMAGFAAACYQRGVDFIQVPTTLLSQVDSSVGGKTGINHPLGKNMVGAFYQPNAVLIDTTSLKTLPARELSAGLAEVIKYGLICDKPFLAWLEDNMQALRALDSAALTEAIRRSCAAKAAVVGADERESGVRATLNLGHTFGHAIETHMGYGVWLHGEAVAAGTVMALEMSMRLGWIDQAERDRGIRLLQDAGLPVVPPQEMTPAHFMEHMAVDKKVLDGRLRLVLLRQMGEAVVTDDYSKEILQATLSADYRAIVAQL; from the coding sequence ATGCAGACACTAAAGGTCGACCTGGGCGAGCGTAGCTACCCGATCTACATTGGCGAAGGCCTGCTGGACCAGCCCGAACTGCTGGCGCCGCACATTGCCGGCCGGCAGGTTGCCATCGTTTCCAACGAGACCGTCGCCCCCCTGTATCTCGAACGCCTGAGCAAGACCCTGGGTGCCTACTCGGTACTGCCGGTGGTGTTGCCCGATGGCGAAGCCCACAAGAATTGGGAAACCCTGCAACTGATTTTCGATGGCTTGCTGACAGCCCGCCATGATCGTCGCACCACCGTGGTCGCCCTGGGCGGCGGCGTGATCGGCGACATGGCCGGCTTCGCTGCCGCTTGCTACCAGCGCGGTGTCGACTTCATCCAGGTGCCGACCACCCTGTTGTCCCAGGTCGACTCTTCGGTGGGCGGCAAGACCGGCATCAATCACCCGCTGGGCAAGAACATGGTCGGTGCCTTCTATCAGCCCAATGCGGTACTGATCGATACCACCAGCCTCAAGACCCTGCCCGCGCGCGAACTGTCCGCAGGCCTGGCCGAAGTGATCAAGTACGGCCTGATTTGCGACAAACCGTTCCTCGCCTGGCTCGAAGACAATATGCAGGCCCTGCGCGCCCTCGACTCGGCAGCCCTGACCGAGGCCATCCGCCGCTCCTGCGCGGCCAAGGCCGCAGTAGTGGGGGCTGACGAGCGCGAGTCGGGCGTACGGGCCACGCTGAACCTGGGGCATACCTTCGGGCATGCCATCGAAACCCACATGGGCTATGGCGTGTGGTTGCACGGCGAGGCCGTGGCGGCGGGCACGGTGATGGCCCTGGAAATGTCCATGCGTCTTGGCTGGATCGACCAGGCCGAGCGCGATCGCGGTATCCGCCTGTTGCAGGATGCAGGTTTGCCGGTGGTGCCACCACAGGAAATGACCCCGGCGCATTTCATGGAGCACATGGCGGTCGACAAGAAGGTGCTCGACGGTCGTCTGCGTCTGGTGCTGTTGCGCCAGATGGGCGAGGCCGTGGTGACCGACGACTATTCGAAAGAGATTCTACAGGCCACGCTGTCGGCGGATTACCGCGCGATCGTGGCCCAGCTTTGA
- the aroK gene encoding shikimate kinase AroK: protein MRNLILVGPMGAGKSTIGRLLAKELRLLFKDSDKEIELRCGANIPWIFDKEGEPGFRDREQAMIAELCALDGVVLATGGGAVMREANRQALYRGGRVIYLHASVEQQVGRTARDRNRPLLRTANPEATLRTLLETRDPLYREIADLVVETDERPPRMVVIDILERLQQLPPR, encoded by the coding sequence GTGCGAAATTTGATACTTGTGGGGCCCATGGGCGCTGGTAAAAGCACCATCGGACGCCTATTGGCCAAAGAGCTGCGCCTGCTGTTCAAGGATTCCGACAAGGAAATCGAACTGCGATGCGGCGCCAACATCCCGTGGATTTTCGACAAGGAAGGCGAGCCGGGTTTCCGTGATCGCGAGCAAGCGATGATCGCCGAGCTGTGCGCGCTCGACGGCGTGGTCCTGGCCACCGGCGGCGGCGCGGTGATGCGTGAAGCCAACCGTCAGGCGCTTTATCGGGGAGGCCGGGTGATCTACCTGCATGCTTCGGTGGAGCAGCAGGTCGGGCGCACCGCGCGCGACCGCAACCGCCCGCTGCTGCGTACCGCCAATCCCGAGGCAACCTTGCGTACCTTGCTGGAAACCCGCGACCCGCTCTACCGCGAAATCGCCGACCTGGTCGTGGAAACCGATGAGCGGCCGCCACGCATGGTGGTGATCGATATTCTTGAGCGCTTGCAGCAGTTGCCGCCCCGTTAA
- a CDS encoding type IV pilus secretin PilQ, whose protein sequence is MKTWMKYLLATLLSVPLASATSYEGEPLSLNFQDVEVRAVLQVLADYAGVNLVASDAVQGNVTMRLQDVPWDQALDLVLRSKGLARRQEGNVLLVAPAADFAAQSAETRAGQVLEAQLQPLRRELLPIHHAKAADLAELLQASLVGDGILTGSLSVDERTNTLVVHLPAGRLAELRQLVTQLDVPVRQVAIEARIVEANVDYEKSLGVRWGGPLYGAQLRPGKELFVDLGVERAGGSIGLGLLRGDVLLDLELSAMEKSGNGEIISQPKVVTADKETARILKGTEVPYQETSQSGATSVSFREASLSLEVTPQITPDNKVIMTVRVTKDEPDYVNALNNVPPIRKNEVNAKVRVADGETIVIGGVYSTSQNNVVDKVPFFGDLPYVGRLFRRDALQEKKSELLVFLTPRIMSDQAIAVSR, encoded by the coding sequence ATGAAAACGTGGATGAAATATCTGCTGGCAACCCTGCTGTCGGTTCCGCTGGCGTCGGCGACGTCTTATGAGGGTGAGCCGCTATCGTTGAACTTTCAGGATGTAGAGGTGCGCGCGGTACTGCAGGTACTGGCGGACTATGCCGGGGTAAACTTGGTAGCCAGCGATGCGGTGCAAGGCAACGTCACGATGCGCTTGCAGGACGTGCCGTGGGATCAGGCACTGGACCTGGTGTTGCGCAGCAAGGGCCTGGCTCGGCGCCAGGAGGGTAATGTGCTGTTGGTGGCGCCTGCCGCCGACTTTGCCGCACAGTCAGCCGAGACCCGTGCGGGGCAAGTGCTGGAAGCGCAGTTGCAACCTTTGCGTCGGGAACTGCTGCCTATTCACCACGCCAAGGCTGCCGATTTGGCGGAGTTGCTACAGGCGAGCCTGGTGGGTGACGGTATTCTCACGGGTAGCCTGAGTGTCGATGAGCGCACCAATACCCTGGTGGTGCACCTGCCTGCCGGCCGCCTGGCCGAATTGCGGCAACTGGTGACGCAGTTGGATGTGCCGGTGCGCCAGGTAGCGATCGAGGCGCGTATCGTCGAGGCCAACGTCGATTACGAAAAGAGCCTGGGGGTGCGCTGGGGCGGGCCGCTATACGGCGCGCAACTGCGGCCAGGCAAAGAATTGTTCGTCGATCTCGGCGTCGAGCGTGCCGGCGGCAGTATCGGCCTTGGGTTATTGCGCGGGGACGTGTTGCTGGACCTTGAGCTCAGCGCCATGGAAAAGAGTGGTAACGGCGAGATCATTTCGCAGCCCAAGGTGGTCACGGCCGACAAGGAAACGGCGAGGATCCTCAAGGGAACCGAGGTGCCTTACCAGGAAACCAGCCAAAGCGGTGCGACCTCGGTATCTTTTCGCGAAGCGTCGCTGTCGTTGGAAGTTACCCCGCAGATCACCCCGGACAATAAGGTGATCATGACCGTCAGGGTGACCAAGGACGAGCCGGATTACGTCAATGCCTTGAACAACGTACCGCCGATCCGCAAGAACGAGGTAAATGCCAAGGTTCGTGTGGCTGATGGCGAAACGATCGTGATTGGTGGCGTTTACTCGACTTCGCAAAACAATGTGGTCGACAAGGTGCCATTTTTCGGCGATCTGCCGTATGTTGGGCGGCTGTTTCGACGCGATGCATTACAAGAGAAAAAATCCGAGCTGCTGGTCTTCCTGACTCCGCGTATCATGAGTGACCAGGCGATTGCTGTGAGTCGTTGA
- a CDS encoding PilN domain-containing protein — translation MMRLNLLPWRERQRQAALRRFRGQLVAGALLALCAVMLVDQLARQRGQQQALANTQFQAALEELDEQLRPLADVRTQHAALLARASALEGLRAHQGMLAGLFADLEGALPEGVQLLELSLESGRLQMTGLAASGAVVAQFMRDLNRSSVLLDLELKRIKSLPGGDEFLLTARVSAFWS, via the coding sequence ATGATGCGGTTAAACCTTCTGCCATGGCGTGAACGGCAGCGTCAGGCTGCGCTGCGGCGTTTTCGCGGCCAGCTGGTTGCTGGCGCTTTACTGGCCTTGTGCGCCGTGATGCTGGTCGATCAATTGGCCCGCCAGCGCGGGCAGCAGCAGGCGCTGGCCAATACCCAGTTCCAGGCTGCCCTTGAGGAGCTGGACGAGCAGTTGCGGCCGCTGGCCGATGTACGCACGCAGCATGCAGCATTGCTCGCCCGGGCCTCGGCGCTGGAAGGCTTGCGTGCCCACCAGGGGATGTTGGCCGGTCTGTTCGCTGACCTTGAGGGGGCTTTGCCTGAAGGTGTGCAACTCCTTGAGCTCAGCCTTGAAAGCGGCCGCCTGCAGATGACCGGCTTGGCTGCATCCGGTGCTGTGGTTGCGCAGTTCATGCGTGACTTGAACCGCTCGAGCGTTTTGCTCGATTTGGAACTCAAGCGCATCAAGAGCCTGCCGGGCGGCGATGAATTCCTGCTGACCGCGCGCGTTTCGGCGTTTTGGTCGTGA
- the pilM gene encoding type IV pilus biogenesis protein PilM, translating to MLGRFGKDAGSLVGVEIAPDAVRMLQLQQRNRRWRVVGSAQEPLMAPLGDDWVAEPDAVVAALQRAYQRSGLKQRRVALALPASQVICKLCHLPAQQNEAQLEARLLADAERLFPFPLEDLALDFQVLGASSVQPGCSEVMVAACRQSALASLESVVEAAGLQLEAVEVDNIALCRMLPRGGSEGAALLRVDARSLTLYDWLPGRVYQRRELPVSGLETSGLLPEHLQALLTDKNLPAGLWISSSSAIDSGWLQGLGNRLNLPCRCLPGLTGLEHVDGSMLLACALAVGGLRP from the coding sequence AATCGACGCTGGCGGGTGGTGGGGTCGGCACAAGAACCGCTTATGGCACCGCTGGGTGATGATTGGGTGGCGGAGCCTGATGCAGTGGTGGCTGCGTTACAGCGCGCCTACCAGCGTAGCGGGCTCAAGCAGCGCCGGGTGGCGCTGGCATTACCGGCCAGCCAGGTCATCTGCAAACTGTGCCACCTGCCTGCGCAACAGAACGAAGCGCAGTTGGAGGCGCGGTTGCTGGCCGATGCTGAGCGGCTGTTTCCGTTTCCACTGGAAGACCTGGCCCTGGATTTTCAGGTCTTGGGGGCTTCCAGTGTTCAGCCAGGCTGCAGTGAGGTGATGGTTGCTGCCTGTCGGCAGAGCGCGCTGGCGTCACTTGAATCAGTGGTCGAGGCGGCGGGCTTGCAGTTGGAAGCCGTCGAGGTCGACAACATTGCTTTGTGCCGCATGTTGCCACGGGGCGGCTCGGAGGGGGCGGCGTTGTTGCGTGTCGACGCTCGCAGCCTGACCCTCTATGACTGGCTGCCGGGCAGGGTATACCAGCGCCGTGAGCTGCCAGTCTCCGGTTTGGAGACTAGCGGGCTGTTGCCAGAGCATTTGCAGGCGCTGCTGACCGACAAAAACCTGCCTGCGGGCTTGTGGATTAGCAGCAGCTCAGCGATTGACTCAGGCTGGTTGCAAGGGCTTGGCAATCGGCTGAACCTGCCGTGCAGGTGCCTGCCCGGCCTGACGGGGCTTGAGCATGTCGATGGGTCGATGCTCCTGGCCTGTGCCTTGGCCGTGGGAGGGTTGCGCCCATGA